The window CTAATTCtcatgttttcctttctttttacaattttaatccACTTACCACCAATCCACTCAAGCCCAACTCAAAGTTCAAAACCCAATaacaaattccaatttttcttttaaaaccccATTTCATCTAAGCCCAAATtaattccttttcatttttgtttttttttctctttattttcatttggttatttttcatttccaatttcatttcatttttttttttataaaacacacaatttaatattttctcaattttattaataaggaatttaatataattaattaatttttttattaattctaattaattttaattaattaacttttcattttcgttttcgtttttctttttcgAAAATTCTCAAttactaaaatcctaagaaatttccaCTCTAAGGCTGACAtagcataaaattttcaactcgccTAATTGACCAACACAATAAACCGAATTTCACCAATCCAAAACTAACACGTGTTCTTCAGgcacttttctttttgacttttcaaccatcattcaaaataaaacttttcaaaataaaaatgctaACATGACATAAAATACCCGATCATTACAATGATAAACCTCTTGTTTTCTTTAATCCATTCCACAGGAATGAAGCATCAAGGGATCAAGAAAGGGCAGGGCTGGTGTGGATTGTTGACTTTCTAACATCAGGTGGTGgtatttgaaacttattttttaacctTGGTGCTCTAAGAATGCCCATTTTACTTTTCCTAGTTTTTAATATCCTCCAAccaaaaatatgttaattttgcAAAATTCACGTTCACCTTTAAACAGTTCTATCACCGAAACATATAACCAGTAGGAATCCTCAATGATGCCAAAATCCTAAGTGAACCATTTAGGAAACTTCCAACAATATCATTTGATGAGGATGTCATTTGGtaaaatcatcaaatcattATAGATAATTTGTATGATGTTGCTGAGAGGAGAGGTGTGGTATTGTTGGACTTCAAGACGCTTCTTTTTAAGTGAACTCAAAATTGGATGTTTGCGAAACATGATATgggaaatagaaaattgtttccAAGAATTGCCTCCCCCATGCAGACAAGTAAACCAATGATCATACTTGACTTGTGGAAGCGTAAACAAGGAATAAAACTTAACATTTGTGTGCATGTCAAGCAAAATTATCGATAATCTTGAAAGCCCTAATGCTTCCACGTCAATTAACTTCTTGATCCTGGAACCAAACAAGCATATTATtcgattaaaataaaatgaagttgaagcAGAAACGAAAGTTGTAAAGCATAATAATGTAAGGAATAAGAAGACAACCTACTCTTGAAaatcaaatagtgaaaaaatggaaatcaaCCAAAGAGTAGGAAATTTGTTGCTTAACTCCCCTAGATTTTGAAAGTACAAAATGTGTTATTTCTTTTGGGAACAGAAACTTCTTGTTGCTTTTAGATATTCAAAAATGAAGATAGCAGTTAAAACGGAAAAATGATGAAAGCCAAAGACTGGAATCTTAATCACCCCACTGAAAAAGTCAAAACATTGGCAGGGCATATAAGTCataaggagggaaaaaaaaaattccaacaagCATTTactcttcttattttcttcaattcagATAGTTTCTCATTATATTGGCAGAAAGCCTAAGATTACTATATCCTCACAAACTACTCCACTCTGCCCAAAACCTGGAATCTTAATTACCCTTAATTTGAAAACACCTAAATTCACAGCCAAAGATGCCCTCATAAATGTGGGTTGCTAACCTGCTAGGTGTACCATTGGCAATATTAACACGGTTCTTTAAAATGGATACCTGCATGAACCGGAAAGCGAATATCATAGTACATATTTAGAGAATTAGAGAGAAATGATCCGGTTAGAATAAAGCAACACAACTAAATGGAATTCAAATAATATAAGTTCATTCTGAAGTCTATGCTATGGCAAATTGAGGCAAAGTCTGTAATCAAGtctcttaaaaaacaaaaatgaagtaTTTCTTCCTCACAGCCAGGAAAAGAACAGTCATCATCAAGAATACCATTGAAACAAGCATTCAATTCTAATTTCACAAGAATGTTTATAGTCTACAGCAGAAACATCCAAACACAATTATCATGATAAGCATAATAGTCCACAATCCATGGAACCTCCTCAAAACAAAACTTCCATGCTTTGTTCATTCAAAAGAATACACAGATAAAAGAAAGAGATAAAAGAAGATGGAAACTCAAGAACTCTCAAATATTTGCCATAATCTTTATCAGAAGATGATTTCAATACTTCTTAGTCTCCATCTAGTGACAAAACAATATCACAATATTTCCTGAAGGCATAAGCAATTGATCATAACCATGCATCAAACACAatcatttttatagaagaaatttaaattttgtactCAATGACATTGTTTACCAAGGCTTTGCCATTATCATCGTTGATCATGTCATGACCTAGCAAATGAACACAACAATTAAAATGATCTAAGGGTTTAATGAATCCACCAGAGAAATCATGATATCTCTTATTATTTTACAAGCTAGTATGTAACTTAAAAACAATCttcaaattaaggaaaaaaaataaaagaaaatagattttatgCCCAATGCACACAAATTAATAAGTAGGAAAGATATAAATGGGGGAagtgaaaagggaaaaaaacagaGAATATTGGGAAAGCTTCACATAGctgtttctatatttttttttttttttggtttagcATAGGAAATTGCTCATAGATCATAAGGCTGATGCTAGTATGAAGGGGCTCTAAGAGGGAGGCAAGTCTAACACTCATATTGGAAGGGACTGAATTCTGCAACTAGTTAGAAGAAAGGACTTGCGATCCATGCATTAAAGTGCTATTTTTGGCCTACATGATCATTTAGGTCTATGTTGCCACCAAATTGTTTTATGAAAGTGGAGGCTCTGGTCTTTGCTCCCTACCTACTTTTGATGACATGATATTCAAGACCCCATTTGGACAACATTGTCAAACCTTCCATTTTTACTCATATGATAATTGATGGCCTAGTAAGAAGATGAAAgccaaaatattttcatttgattctttGTCATTTGGGCAACTCAAAATCTGTACTCTTATCTATAGCAAAACAAAATCCTAACACCCAACTAAAGACCTAGGGCAAACAATGCCAAGTGTGTAACTTAAAAACCCTAAGACCATGTTTAGGTActaggaataaaatttaatttcagtaTTCAATCAATGTGGAATAGGATTCTCCTTAATAGAGTCCCAGGGAAAAAtcaattacaaatatataaacaGTAGAAAGTTCTTGGAATTCTAACTACACAAAATAATCACTTCTAAAATTGGTATATGGTAGCAGTACAAAGAGATCACCACATCCATAACGCCATCTACGGATATGGTTCTCAAAGTGGCTACCACTACATATACCTTAGTATCAAATTTCCCTCCAGCCTTTGGCTCCCTCCAATCCTTTCCATGTGGACAAACCCAAGGTGTAGCTATATCAGCATGTATAGTCACAACTTTTATTGACTCCTTGGCTAAAGCTATGTGACTATATGTAGCATTTTTTGTAGTGAcaataattttatctttgaCTCGTAATGGGGAGAGACATGTACCTCtctcaaaatatttgaaattaagatGTTCTTATCCTCTTCAATTTGATTGCTCATTCTGATTTTGAGATTCACATTCCctttgatgtaaaaaaaaattaaaagaagtagagcaaaaaattaaatagtgtgagttcaaattaataaatttttaatcgaaattggaaattaagatGAAACATCCAACTTACCTCAGTCACAAAAGATGCAAAGATTGACCAATCGAGTTTCGAGCCTTTAACTAATCATGTGATGGTTGCACTTTCAATTGCTTGAGATATTCCATTTAGATATCAATCAAACCTAAGGATAAGGAATTAAATTGTGTAATTTTTCTACAATGAACGagttcaaaaaatgtttaatgcTTCAAAAATGATAACATACAAACTAAAGAATCAATCCCAACAACTTTAGTTAGCAAAATAATGtcataattctatttttaaccCATTTGAAATACTTGTCAAAACAATATtccagaggaaaaaaaaaattgaatttataatgtaGTTCCCCTCataatttgatttcttattcttGCTTTGAGAATCTATCTCTTTTTTATACCAACAAATATgcatagtaaaaaataaaataaagtgtgAGGCACCACTTTAATCAGAATTATTAATTGATATGAAATGTTTGACTTGACTTGATTAATAAGGACTTTCATGGCTTACTTGATAGAGGTTGGGCCCTTAATGTCATCCATTGAGCAATGTATCATGCCCTTCCAAAGCTTGATCAAGTCAAAGGCTAAGGTGTAATTTCCtgcactaatttaaaaaaaaaaagtttaatactGCAGTCAAGCTCGTACTACATATGCTCTAAAATCAACGATGTAATTTTCTGCACTgggttatttaataaaaattgtttttgagtaAAACAGATTTGGATTTTAGCCTATGGAGGCCTTTGGACTTTCAAAACAGGGGCTCGctaggaaaaaaaagagaagaaaaagaagaaaaatgagatcatTAGAAGAATTTTCGACGCCTTTAAATAGCCATATAATAGAAActaagaagaagagaaaggatCGTGGCTCACAAAAAGCTTGAGATAAATGTTTAGTATCTTCTGCAGCATATCCATTGAACAAATTTGCAAAGAAGCTCCAACCAGTTGTGCATATGGTCCTCTTCATCATCTTGGGCATCAACATCACTGTTAATATTCTGTGTCGTCGTATCCATTGCAGAATCGCTAAGCTCAGTGCACTGTGAGTAGTGATAGCTTGTTTGTGCATTAGTATTAGTCTCTTCTGCTGCTGATCTGGTGTCACAACTTCTCTGCTCATCATTATACTCTATCATTTTCTGATGGTTGTGCTTGGTGGCTTCCGTGTTGTCACAGCTTCTCTGAGCATCAGTATTGGTATGTTGTGGGATGTTTTTGCTGATAACATTGGGCGTATATATAAGATGGAACCCACACTCTTTCACTTCGACTGGTTTACCATCAAAGCCATGAAATGAAGCCTTCAAACGTCTCCATTTGTTTGACCAATACTGGTTGTCAATAGCAACCTTCGGATAATAAGTCACACACATTTGACTTGATTCACCACAAATTTGGCAGCATAAAAACCAGACATCATCAACGTGACAGCATTCAGATTGATCACCACAGAAATTCAATTCGCAATTCAAGCCATCATAAACCATAGGAATAAAAACAGAGTATAAAGCAAATCCTAAGAAGTCATTATTTCTGTACCAATCCATAGGAAGCTCTATTGTTATTTGAGATCCTTTTTTTTGCTGGCTTATCCACTCTGGAATTCCATTATTTCCCGAAATAACAACTCTGATTGCCTTGTTCCAATAGGAGCCGCATTCAAATTCCTGCACAGAAGTACAGTGTTAATACTCTGTGTTCGTAAGGAAAAAGGGCTGAATGTTATGAAAATCATACCTCAATTGTTGATTTAAAGCATTTGAGCAGAGAAAAATCAAGTAGACTTGATGGACTTGATAAAGTTTCCAAGCATGAGCAACTGTGGACTTCTAGAACTCGTAAACTTGCCGGAAGCTCTGGAACTTGTAGAAGCCTCTGGCAGTGACTCAAGTCAAAGACTCTCAGTTTGGAAAGTTGAATGATGCCTGCAGGTATGCTACTAAAATAGTGCATGCTTAGATTTAGACCTGAAGCAGATAGAGCCTCTAAACATTGCAAACTCCTCAGGTTCTCGGGAAATTTCTCAAGTTTTGTACAGAAACTGACATTTAGAAATTTGAGAGAACTCAAATTACAAATGCTTTCTGGAAGACTGACAAGTTTGTAACAATCTTTCAGATTCAAATATTGAAGTCCTTTTAGATGTTGAATTGATGCTGGTAGTTCTTCTATTGCAGTGCCATCTAAATGAAGTTGTCTTAAATTTTCCACATCCACAAGGATTTCCGGAAAGCTGTTTAATTGTGAACAGCCTGAGCAGAAGAGGATTGTAAGGGATTTCAATTCACATATGCTACTCGGAAGACTCTTAAGGCTTTTGCATTCCCACAAACATAAACATTGAAGTCCTTTTAGATGTTGAATTGTTGCTGGTAGTTCTTCTATTGCAGTTCCCTCTAAATGAAGttctcttaaattttccaaATCCTGAAGGATTTCCGGAAAGCTCCTTAATTGTGAAGAGCCTGAACAGAAGAGAGCTGTAAGGGATTTCAACTCACATATGCTGCTACTTGGAAGACTCGTGCAGATTTTGCATTCCCACAAACATAAGCTATCAAGTTTTAAGCGACACCCAGTAGTGGGTAGTTCATTGATAGCATTTCCCTTTAAACAAAGCTGCCGTTGGGATTGCACATCCTGTTGACATTTCCAGCAAATAGTGGGTATCATTGCTTTATCATGGTTCTGATCATGATCATGGGCATATATAAGATGGATCCCACACTCCTCCACTTTCATTGCTTTACCATGTAAGTAGCCACAAAATGAAGCCTCCAACTGCCCCCATTTATTTGAGTGATACTTCTTCTTAATAGCCACCTTAGGATAATAAATCATCCACATTTTTGGTACAGCATTACAGCAGTTACCCGAGAAATAAAATGAGAGACCATCCACCAACTGAAGTTCATGACCACGCAAAGTCAAACCATACTTGAAGTAAGTTGCATCATTCTCCAGTCTCTCCTCAGATTCATTATCAAGTGGATCATAGACACAGtacaaaacaaaacccaaaaagTCGTTATTTTTATACCAATTTTGAGGAAGCTTTGCTACTACTTTAGCTCCCTTTTTGTGATGGCTTATCCATTTTGGAATTCCACTACTTCCTGAAATAATAACACTAACTCCTTGGCGAAAACATTTTTCTCTAACATAAATCCCACATTCCAAATCCTGCAGAAAATTTAATTAACACGTAAATCCCCATGCCTGCATAGAAAAAGCAAAGTGCTATGAATATCATACCTGAATCACTGATTCGAAGCATTTGAATAGCGAAGACCAGAGTAGACCTGATGAAGTGTCCAGCCGTGTGCACTCATGTACATCTAAGACTCGCAAACTGGATGGAAGCTCTGGAATTTGTAGAAGCTCTGGGCAGTGACTCAAGTCAAGGAGTCTCAGCATAGAAAGTTGATTGATCCCAGAAGGTATGCTCCTAAAAAGATTCCCCATTAGAAGTAATTGTTGCAGAGATGATAGGTAGCAAATTTCAGTGGGGATTCCTCCTTCATCTATATTGCAGAAACATAGATCTAACACTTCCAACAAGTACAAGCAGCAAATATCACTCAGGATTGCtccttccatttgctttgactGAGATAAAAATAACGACTTTAAGGAGCATAAACCTGACAAAGAAAGCAATCGGCAGCACGTTGAATTTAAGCCACAAGCATAGAGAAGCTTCAAACTTTTCAGCGTCCCCAGGTTTTGTGGCCATTTGTGGAGTTTTGAACAGTGACTGACATGGAGAACTTCAAGAGAGCATAAATTACAAATGCTTTCTGGAAGAGTCTCAAGGTTTTGGCAACTTTCCAGATTCAAAACTTCAAGCTTATTCATATAGTCAATTGATGATGGTAGCTTTTTTATAGCTGTTCCATTCAAGTGAAGCTCCCTTAAGTTTCCCATATTCTCCAAGCTTTCTGGAAAGCACTGTAGTTGTGAGCAGTTCGAGCAAACGAGAGATTTTAGGGATTTCAACTCCCAAATGCTTGTTGGCAGACTCTCAAGGTTTTTGCAGTCTCGCAAACATAAGGTTTCAACTTCAGAGGGATACTCAATGGGTAGTTGGTTGATTGTCTGACCCTTGAAACAAAGATTCCGGTTTTCCTCAT is drawn from Vitis riparia cultivar Riparia Gloire de Montpellier isolate 1030 chromosome 18, EGFV_Vit.rip_1.0, whole genome shotgun sequence and contains these coding sequences:
- the LOC117907546 gene encoding disease resistance protein RUN1-like isoform X2; its protein translation is MASSSTERPSSSSTFKFQWSYDVFLSFSGEDTRRTFTDHLYSALIRNNIGTFRDDEELPRGGEIKPELFRAIEESRIAIIIFSKNYASSKWCLEELVKIMKCEEGKGQEKRSVIPIFYHVEPTEVRNQTGIYGDAFTHHVGNADEEKIREWRSALAKAGYLAGYEANKYRYESNLLDDIIKEIHRRLPKLLYVDQNIVGMNSHLEKLMSLLEIEPGHDRQRVSRILARFRHHAESGINGLLSRCLITISKMNTINMHGILAQMGKEKVDIEDRREPGNRSRLWRRKDIHRVLKKEKEMGTQKVEGIFLNEYRTKQMRFMGEAFQRMNRLKLLEVNHNRVQLFEDFAFPKDGLTYLYWDRYPLESLPSNFHMRNLVELNLKNSKIKQLWKENMLLKNLRRIDVSGSQQLTELPDISSVPNLEDLILSGCVRLGSLPGNIYELEHLLTLDCNDCSKLTSFPKIKCNIGKLGEPSSDETGLSLLSGLHSDQCNLTPGVIKSHNCLSSLKELSLRSCNLKEGEALNHIFHLSSLEVLNLSWFNSKEGGILSYIVERIGQLSNLRALYLSHCKKLPQIPELPLSLRLLDAHSLHGTSLPPMHSLVNCLKSANQDLKCKSSSNEVLLTGSEYTGHGICIVFPGSSGILEWIKNQKEGSSIRINLPQNWYENNDFLGVAICCVYVPLDECEYISENDSAYTSEMESDDGSAYESENESGDEPLNESEDLLEAESSFFAKLACQLEMDESVQDLRFGTTCKCYHFGGVSEQMWLIFYPKVAIQKSCGSNQFTSLTASFVGSYSNFKVIKCGLQPIYAQDPMVQTADVDVSCLECQRNEENRNLCFKGQTINQLPIEYPSEVETLCLRDCKNLESLPTSIWELKSLKSLVCSNCSQLQCFPESLENMGNLRELHLNGTAIKKLPSSIDYMNKLEVLNLESCQNLETLPESICNLCSLEVLHVSHCSKLHKWPQNLGTLKSLKLLYACGLNSTCCRLLSLSGLCSLKSLFLSQSKQMEGAILSDICCLYLLEVLDLCFCNIDEGGIPTEICYLSSLQQLLLMGNLFRSIPSGINQLSMLRLLDLSHCPELLQIPELPSSLRVLDVHECTRLDTSSGLLWSSLFKCFESVIQDLECGIYVREKCFRQGVSVIISGSSGIPKWISHHKKGAKVVAKLPQNWYKNNDFLGFVLYCVYDPLDNESEERLENDATYFKYGLTLRGHELQLVDGLSFYFSGNCCNAVPKMWMIYYPKVAIKKKYHSNKWGQLEASFCGYLHGKAMKVEECGIHLIYAHDHDQNHDKAMIPTICWKCQQDVQSQRQLCLKGNAINELPTTGCRLKLDSLCLWECKICTSLPSSSICELKSLTALFCSGSSQLRSFPEILQDLENLRELHLEGTAIEELPATIQHLKGLQCLCLWECKSLKSLPSSICELKSLTILFCSGCSQLNSFPEILVDVENLRQLHLDGTAIEELPASIQHLKGLQYLNLKDCYKLVSLPESICNLSSLKFLNVSFCTKLEKFPENLRSLQCLEALSASGLNLSMHYFSSIPAGIIQLSKLRVFDLSHCQRLLQVPELPASLRVLEVHSCSCLETLSSPSSLLDFSLLKCFKSTIEEFECGSYWNKAIRVVISGNNGIPEWISQQKKGSQITIELPMDWYRNNDFLGFALYSVFIPMVYDGLNCELNFCGDQSECCHVDDVWFLCCQICGESSQMCVTYYPKVAIDNQYWSNKWRRLKASFHGFDGKPVEVKECGFHLIYTPNVISKNIPQHTNTDAQRSCDNTEATKHNHQKMIEYNDEQRSCDTRSAAEETNTNAQTSYHYSQCTELSDSAMDTTTQNINSDVDAQDDEEDHMHNWLELLCKFVQWICCRRY